The following DNA comes from Hordeum vulgare subsp. vulgare chromosome 3H, MorexV3_pseudomolecules_assembly, whole genome shotgun sequence.
TCAGTGAGCACGTCCTCCGACCGTAAAAGCGAAACAACTTGCACCGCGTTTTCAGAACAAAatagaaatactccctccgttccataatataagtctttttaaagatttcataaaAGGACTACATACAAATAtacataaacatattttagagtgtagattcacttattttgctctgtatgtagtcccttagtaaaatcgcttaaaagacttatatttaggaacggaggaagtagttggAAACTTGCACCGCATTTCATCATAAAAAATCTTTGCCGCGCGCTGGGTAGATACCCATCGAGCAGCAGTGGCGCCGTTGGATGAGGCCCGAATTAATCGACCCTGCAGCGCAGCGGCCTGACCCCTGAAACGCACCGCATTACTACTACTATGCAGCCCGTCACGCACGCACGCAACTTGCGCCTCCAACGATGTCAGTGTACCCGGGGGCATATAGGAGCTAGCGGCGCGTACCGGCATTGATGAGTTTACTGGGCCGCTGTCGCCGAGAAAGGTCGGTCCGTCCCGGCGACGGCAGACGGGCGGCAGGGACGTACGTGTTCCGGCCGGGTGGTCCGGCGCCTGGATAAGCTAGTGGACACTGGAAACACGTGCAAAACGCCACGGCGCAGTAAATATCCCTGGATCGGCGACTAGTCCGGCGGTACAATCGTGCTGTCTGGGTCGTGGGAGGGATCCAAGCACTCACTGTAGTGCAGTCAGTAATAACTGGCTCTGGTCCTGTTTAAAAAATAACTGGCTCTGGCTGGCCCAAGTAGGCAAGGCGCGGGCTTTCCTGTTTTGTAGTACGATATAGTACACGGGTAAAAGGAGCATCGACGCCGTGGCCGACCGGCCGCGGTAGAAAAGGCAAGCACTAGCCGGAGGCCGggccggagccggagccggaggTGGGTGACGATGCGTGGCCCGATGGAGCGACAGGCATGGCGCGGCGGACAACGTGCAGATCATTAAGCTAGCTGTTCCTATTGCACATGTGGCTCTCCACCTCTACTAGAGTCTAGACCACCAGCCGCTACAGGCCGACCGATCGAGGTGCGCTCGAGAGGAGAGCGAACGTGCTCACACCTACTGGCTACTGAGAGGGAGAAATAGCGGTCAAACTCACGAGGCGAGTCCATTCCTCACACCACACCGTCCTTTTACACACGAGCTGTGACGAGAGGGCCGGCGGCAGTATAAAGCGGGGGGCGGGCGCAACGGCACCTCACCTCACCCCCCGCGCGCGCACACACGCACGTACGATAAAAAAGCAGCTAGCGCCGTGGTTACGGTTACGTACGTGGTGCTCGTCATGGGCGTCGAGGCTGCGCTGCATgggggggcgggggcggcggcggaggcccTGGCGCTCTCGCTGCGGCCGCACGTGGCCGGCGCCTTCTTCGCGCTCGCGGCCTGCGCCGTGGCGCTCGCCGCCCTCCTGGCCGTGGCGCGCACGCGCCCGCCGTGGTGGTGCGACTGCGCGGTCTGCGAGGCCTACCTCACGGCGTCCTGGGCCGGCGAGTTCGACAACCTCTGCGACTGGTACGCGCACCTGCTACGCCGCTCGCCGTCGCAGACCGTGCACGTCCACGTGCTCCGCAACGTGCTCACCGCCAACCCGGTCACCGTCGACCACATGCTGCGCGCGCGCTTCGACAACTACCCCAAGGGCAAGCCCTTCTCCGCCATCCTCGCCGACCTGCTCGGCCGCGGGATCTTTAACGTCGACGGGGACGCGTGGCTGTTCCAGCGGAAGCTCGCCGCGGCCGAGCTGGCCTCCCCGGCGCTCAGAGCTTTCGCCGCGGGCGTCGTGGCCTCCGAGCTGCGGGGCCGCCTCCTTCCCCTGCTTCACTCTGCCTGTTCCTCCTCCAAGGTGCTGGACCTGCAGGACGTGTTCCGTCGCTTCGCCTTCGACTGCATATGCAAGATCTCCTTCGGCCTCGACCCGGGCTGCCTCGAGCTGTCCATGCCGGTATCGGCGTTCGTGGACGCGTTCGACACGGCGTCCATGCTCTCCGCGAGGCGCGCCACGGCACCCATGCAGATCGTATGGCGCCTGAAGCGGTTCTTCAACGTCGGGGACGAGAGAAAGCTCAGGGAATCCGTGCGCCTCGTCGACGGGTTCGCCGCGGAGGTCACCCGGCAACGACACAAGCTCGGCGGCGCCGCGTCCGGCAGCGACCTCCTGTCGCGGTTCATGGGCTCCATCAGCGACGAGAAGTACCTCAGGGACATCGTCGTCAGCTTCATGCTCGCCGGCCGCGACACCGTCGCCTCAGCGCTGACCGCCTTCTTCCTGCTCCTCTCCGATCACCCAGAGGTCGCGGCCGCCATCCGGGACGAGGTGTCACGCGtgacgggcgacgacgacgaccgaCCGCGACCGAGCTTCAGCAAGCTCAAGGACATGCACTACGTGCACGCGGCCATGTACGAGAGCATGAGGCTATTCCCGCCGGTGCAGTTCGACTCCAAGTTCGCGGCGGGCGACGACAAGCTGCCGGACGGGACGGTCGTGGCCAAGGGCACGCGGGTCACCTACCACGCCTACGCCATGGGCCGGATGGAGTCCGTGTGGGGCGCCGACTGCTCCGAGTTCCGGCCCGAGCGGTGGCTCCGCGACGGGCAGTTCGTCCCGGTGAGCCCGTACCGGTACCCGGTGTTCCAGGCCGGCGTGCGCGTCTGCGTCGGCAAGGACCTGGCGCTCATGGAGATGAAGgccgtcatcgtcgccgtcgtccggAGCTTCGACATCGAGGCGATCGACCGGAGCTCGCGCCGGCCCAAGTTCGCGCCGGGGCTGACGGCCACGTTCGCCGGCGGCCTGCCGGTCAGGGTCCGCCGGCGAGCGCGTGGCTGCCCACCAACCTGATACGGAATAAACAACTGTTGGTGCCCTGACGATCGCCTTCTTGTTGGCTTATTATTCTCGCTCGTTCCCTTCTTTGTTTCGAACAAGGATAAAATCGTGCGCTAGATTGTGTGCCGCTGGCAAACTCGATCCGTGGCCACTCGTGCCGCGAGTGCGGTGGCATTTGGCAGCACCGAGGAGTTGATCGATGCTCGACGATTGATTAGTCAGTACGCAGCTCTCCACTTGAGGTTCAGAATCGCGATCGATAGATCTACAGATAGATTCCTCGATTCGACAGCAAATTATTGAGATCGGATCACGCTTCAGTTACGTCCGACTGTTCTGTGGCACGGATGAACGAAAGGCTATATTTAAACCGTCGGGGAAAAAAATACCCCTTGGCTCTCGGTGTATAGGCACCTGGTATGAATGGAAAAATAGTACGTAATTACGAAAGAAAATCAGAAAgttttgtaactttttcaaaaataaatttgACTTGTCGTACTTGTATAAAAAATTCGGCGAACAAGAAACTACCATCGAATTGGTAAAGCAAAATTAGGGCAAAAAGTGTTATAGAAACTTctatatattgttgattttttttcacccAATACCATGAAAATTCATTGGTGAAACCTTTTGCACGAATACAACAGAAAATCAAGCTTGTTTACACAGCAGTTTTTTTTTTTCAATCACTAAATTTATTTTTCATATCAGGTGCATATATGCCCGAGAGCCAAATGTGCGCTTTCAACTGCCGGATCAGGTTTGTGCGCTTCATACGATAGCTTAACGCTCCTCACTTAAAGGAAAAATATGGAACACATTTTGAATCGGTTCCATTCctacaaaaaagaaaacaaagtgtTGAACAGTGATTGCCCATCGTTGCTGTgaggtcgtcgtcgttgtcacggCGCCAAAAAAGTTAATAGAATGTCATTTACATAGAAAGAGGGAGAAGGGCTGAAAGTGTTCCTCCATCCGAAGCACAAATGCATCTATGTGAATGacaatttcattttttaaaagtaGAATTGTTGATGAACATCATCAGTTGTTCTAATTGCGCTCAATATGAAAAAACAGACATCCTTCATGGTCCCCGCTAGGATGTATACATACTATTTTCGGTTCCTGAATTTTGTTTACAGGCCACCAAGGATGTATTTCCGAGGTAAAAAAAAGCCAGGATGTTCAAACATATTTCCTCTGTTTGTAAATATATctgtatgtctatatatatatatttgtatgcagtctttgctgaaatttttaaaaagatttatatttagaaacagagggggTATGTTGGCGTGGAGTGAAAATAATTtcgatttttaaaaaatgttttactATTTTTAAAGGGCAAAAAAGTGCTGTTCATGCAAGTAATTTTTGAGGTCGGGAGCAGAAAATGTACCTGCACGTTTGCACGTACCCCCTACACACGGGGCTAACTCTAAATTCTTGGTGGTCGGCGGGTGAGCCGGCCCGGAAGGAACCGACGCGCGACGCGCATGTGCTGGTGCTCGTGGGCGTTGGGCGGCCTCCGCTTCAGATCTTCTACCCCCCCTCCTGCATGCATGGTCCAACCCAACGTGCTGCCTTCCCTTCCGCGACCTGGACCTCGCGCCAGACAGCCCAGCCAGTGCCCCCTCATTAAACCGGCGCTGCGAGACGAGCCAGGGCGCACGTTTCCTCGTGCGTCGATCGAAAGCGAGGCGTACAAAAATGGTCCGTATGTTCTTTTATGCTCCTGGGGTGAACAGCGCCCCGGGGCATCCGCTGCCCACACGTTTCGCCGCGCCATTGGCCCCGGCTTGACTGGTGGTGGGAGCGCTTTCGCTGCAGGGAACGGAGCAAGTTCCATGCTGCTTCCTGGACCGGGTTCCTCTCGTCGGACGCGTGCCGTGACCGACCTTACGTGGTTTCAACGGCATGGCCGGCCTTGTCTTGGAGATGTGCCGATTAGGTTGCATGTTTCTTCCTCTTTTTGTTTGTATCCGGAGCCTCCCGAATGAGCGTGTGGTGTATCGGCATGTCGGTGACGGTGACAAGCGGTGTACGCGTACGCACGTAAGTTGTGTCACTTGAAACTCAGCCGACACAGGGTCTATCAGGTCGCAGCCGCCTGCATCTTCATAGATTGATTGATGGCTTGTCGACCGTTGCATTTACATGTCTATTATCATGGGTTTTGCTCCCCCGGGTCGGATGCACGAAGATGACAACAAGCTTTGCTCATGCCACAGCCAGTTGGATGTATTCCTCAACTTGTGTAAATATCAAGTATGTAGTACTGCCTCTGTAAAGTGATCTAAAATATCAAGTAAGTATGTAGTACGAGGATGGCAACAAGCATTTACATGTCTATTATCATGTTACTTTATGGAGAGAGCATTAAATATATGTCATTTCGACATTTCGAAAAAAAGGTCAATCAAGACGTAgctcaacaatgttgtcatttgTTTTCTTTTACAATGGTTGATGTGCTATTTTCATTAAGTATGGGAAGGTACAAAAATAAACATTGTTTGTGGCCCAAGTCAGATAATAGAATTTTGTAGCCACCATATTTGCAAAAATGGGAAATGCAGCATGAGCTCCATGAAGACCTTTACTtgaaattttcaattttttcagtTTCAAAAAGTTCTAAAAAATACACATATACCTACATACAGAGTGTACATGTGGGTAAAATTTCAGGTAGAAGTacgttaaaatgagagttacacaAAAAACAAATTGGGACATTTTAGCATATGTATTGTTCATCCTCAAAGTCCATGATTTTTGGGTTTTCTATGCAACTCACAATTCCAGGTATGTCATCCTGAAATTTTACATATATACACATTACATCCTTGAGTTCATTCGTATTTTTGGCATAATTGTTTGGAACCGAAATGATCGAACTACAATTTTTCAAAATTAAGACCTCCATGGAGCCGGGTCTCTAAAATGCCCTACTCAACTATTTGCGCCTATTTTATGTGGGCTAGTTTATTCCTTAGAATTTTTTCCATAGCACTGGTTGGTTTGTACCAATGGAAATCACACGAAATTTTGAGATGCATGCATCCGCTGCCCACACGTTTCGCTACGCCATTGCCCCGGGCTGACCGGTAGTGGGAGCGCTTTCGCTAAGCAAGTTAAACTATGTTTTTGAtaatgagtttaattaatcatattatttaagaactcccactcaactcaacgTCCTTtaggttgttcgagtgtgacaagattcaaattcatcaacccaagtccaatcatcacgtgagatgaggtgcttTCAATGATGAACATCTTCATATTGATCATATctattatatgactcatgttcgacctttcggtctcctctgTTCCGAGGACTTATATGTACATGCTAcgttcgtcaagtttaactcaagtgttctgcatgtgcaaagctggcttacacccattgtatgcagaCGTAGAGTATATTgcacccgatcaacacgtggtgcctcgaaacgacgaaccttcgcaacggtgcatgataacccacaagtataggggatcgcaatagttttcgagggtagagtattcaaccaaaatttattgattcgactcaaggggagccaaagaatattctcgagtattagcagatgagttgtcaattcaaccacaactgaaagacttaatatctgtagcaaagtatttaacagcaaagtagtatggaagtaacggtaacggtggcaaacatGACACTAGcagtttttgttggggaacgtagtaataattcaataaAAATCCTACGTGTCGCCaaaatcaatctaggagatgctagcaacgagagagagggagtgcatcttcacaccgttgaagatcgctaagcagaagcgttgcaaagaacgcggttgatggagtcgtactcatggcgattcaaatcgcggggtatccgatccaagcaccgaatgaacggcgcctccacgttcaacacacgtacggtccggggacgtctcctccttgatccagcaaggggaaaggagaagttgagggacaacGTCGGCAACACAACGGCGTGGTGCcgatggagcttgtggttctccagcagggcttcgccaagcgctatgaaggaggaggagtagagggGTATGGCTGCGCCAGGGAGAAGAGGTTCAGGTTGTGTGCAGCCCTCTCacccctcatctatatatagggggaaggggagagggggccaGCCACCCTAGATGGCCTtggagggggtggcggcggccaaggggggtggcttgcctcccaagttggtgggaggcgCCCCCACGCCCAAGGGTTCccagccctaggcgccttgggcccttggGTGGTGCGCACCAGTCCACCAGGGAGCTGGTTCCCTCCCTCCTTCAGCCCAcgtggccctccgggacaggtggcccctcccggtggaccccctgaACCCTTTTGGTGGTTTAGGTACACTACCGATAAAACCCAAAACCTTTCCGGCGACCGAaattggacttcccatatataaatcttcacctccggactattccggaactcctcttgacgtccgggatctcatccgggattccaaacaactttcggtaaccacatacaattcccattacaactctagcgtcaccgaaccttaagtgtgtagaccatgcgggttcaggaactatgcatacatgaccgagacacctctccggccaataaccaatagcgggatctggatacccatattggctcccacatgttccacgatgatctcatcggatgaaccatgatgttggGGATTTAATCAATCCGGTATACAATTCCTTTTGTCTATCAGTAtgatacttacccgagattcgatagttggtatccctataccttcttcaatctcgtcactggcaagtctctttactcgttccgtaatacatgatcccgtgactaactccttagtcacattgagctcattatgatgatgtattatcgagtgggcccagagatacctctccgacacacggagtgacaaatcccagtctcgattcgtaccaacccaacagacactttcgaagatacatgtattgcacctttatagtcacccaattatgttgtgatgtttgatacacccaaagcattcctacggtatccgggacttgcacaatctcatggtctaaggaaatgatacttgacattagaaaagctctagcagacaaactacacgatcttgtgctatgcttaggattgggtcttgtccatcacatcattctccaaatgacgtgatccctttatcaacgacatccaacgtCAATGGtacggaaaccatgaccatctattgatcaacgagctagccaactagaggcactagggacatggtgtggtctatgtattcacacatgtattacggtttcctgttaatacaattatagcatgaacaatagactattatcatgaacaaggaaatataataataaccattttattattgcctctagggcatatttccaacagtctcccacttgcactagagtcaataatctagttacgttgtgatgaatcgaacacttaTAGAGTTCCGACATTCAGatttgtatgtactttacaaatatttatatgTCCATCCTGAATGTAACAACGAATAGAGTTGAAGCGgcccttgatgtgcttggtcttcttgtgaaacatgggctccttggcaatggcaatagctcgagtgttgtcacagaagagagtcatcgggcccgacgcactgggaatcactcctaggtcggtgatgaactccttcatccagactcgttCCTGTGctccttccgaagcagctatgtactccacttcacatgtagatgccgccatgacgctttgcttgcaactgcaccaactGACTGCCCCACTATTCAAAAtggacacgtatccggtttgtgacttggagtcatccggatctgtgtcgaagctagcatcgacgtaaccctttacgacgagctcttcggcacctcataaacgagaaacatatctttagtcctttttaggtacttaaggatattcttgaccgttgtccagtgatccattccgggatcactttggtacctccctaccaaacttatggcaaggttcacatcaggtgtggtacacagaatggcatacataatagagcctatggctgaagcataggggacaatactcatcttttcactatcttctgtcgtggtcggtcaATGAGTtgtgctcaatctcacaccttgcaatacaggcaagaaccccttcttggacttatccatattgaacttattcaatgtcttgtcaaggtatgtgctttgtgaaataccaatgaggcgtcttgatctatctctatagatcttgatgcctaatatgtaagcagcttctccaaggtccttcattgaaaaacacttattcaagtaggcctttgtgctttccaaaaattctatatcatttcccatctacaatatgtcgtccacctataaaatgagaaatgctacagagctcccactcactttcttgtaaatagaggcttctccataagtctgtacatgcCCAAACGCTTtgctcacctcatcaaagcgaatgctccaactccgagatgcttgcaccaacccatagatggagcgctggagcttgcataccttgtcagcatttttaggatcgacgaaaccttccggctgcatcatatacaattcttccttcagAAAGCCGTTAAGGAATGTCGTTTGGACGTCCTTTGtgagatctcataatcataaaatgcggcaacttctAACAtgacggacttcagcatcgctatgggtgagaaagtctcatcgtagtaaactccttgaacttgtcgataacccttagcgacgagCCGAGCCTTATAGACaaccacattaccatccgcgtcagtcttcttattaaagatccatttattttctatggcttgccgatcatcgggcaagtccaccaaagtccatactttgttctcatacatggatcctatcttggatttcatggcttcaagccatttgttggaatccgggcctgccatggcttcttcatagttcgaaggttcatcgttgtctaacaacatgatttccaggacATGATTTCTGTACCACTTCGTGCGGAACGGGTCCTCGTGGACCTAcaaagttcagtagtaacttgatccgaagtttcatgatcaacatcattaaCTTCCTTTATAGTCGGTGCACGCACCCCAGAAACATTTTCCTgcactgcgctactctccggttcgagagggggtacaattatctcatcaagttctagtttcctcccactcacttctttcgagagaaactctttttcTAAAAAGGATCCAtacttggcaacaaagatcttggcTTCGGAtccgagatagaaggtatacacaatagtttccttagggtatcctatgaagatgcaccatTCCGATTTGAGTTCGAgtttttcaggttgaagtttcttgacataagcatcgcattcctgaactttcagaaacgacatcttaggtttcttcccaaaccataattcatacagtgtcgtctcaacggatttagacggtgccctatttaaagtgaatgcggcagtttccgatgcatatccccaaaatgatagtagtaaatcagtaagagacatcatagattgcaccatatccaatagagtgcgattacaacGTTTAGACACACTGTTACGCTGAGGTGTGCTAGGGGACATGacgtgtgaaacaattccacatttccttaagtgcgtggcaaactcgtgactcaaatattctcctccacggtcagatcgtaagaactttattttcttgtcacattgattctctgcCTCACTCTAaatttccttgaacctttcaaaggtctcacacttgtgtttcattaagtagacatacccatatctgcttaagtcatcagtgagggtgagaacataacgatagctaccgcgagcctcaatgctccattcttccggagaacggagtcttactcatcttgcccatgaggaacGGTTCgcttgtgtcaaatgattcataatCAAGAAACACTAaaagtccatctgcatggagtttcttcatgcgtttgataccgatat
Coding sequences within:
- the LOC123440510 gene encoding cytochrome P450 94C1-like; its protein translation is MGVEAALHGGAGAAAEALALSLRPHVAGAFFALAACAVALAALLAVARTRPPWWCDCAVCEAYLTASWAGEFDNLCDWYAHLLRRSPSQTVHVHVLRNVLTANPVTVDHMLRARFDNYPKGKPFSAILADLLGRGIFNVDGDAWLFQRKLAAAELASPALRAFAAGVVASELRGRLLPLLHSACSSSKVLDLQDVFRRFAFDCICKISFGLDPGCLELSMPVSAFVDAFDTASMLSARRATAPMQIVWRLKRFFNVGDERKLRESVRLVDGFAAEVTRQRHKLGGAASGSDLLSRFMGSISDEKYLRDIVVSFMLAGRDTVASALTAFFLLLSDHPEVAAAIRDEVSRVTGDDDDRPRPSFSKLKDMHYVHAAMYESMRLFPPVQFDSKFAAGDDKLPDGTVVAKGTRVTYHAYAMGRMESVWGADCSEFRPERWLRDGQFVPVSPYRYPVFQAGVRVCVGKDLALMEMKAVIVAVVRSFDIEAIDRSSRRPKFAPGLTATFAGGLPVRVRRRARGCPPT